From the genome of Triticum aestivum cultivar Chinese Spring chromosome 1A, IWGSC CS RefSeq v2.1, whole genome shotgun sequence:
ACATCAAAGCTTTCAAGATATTCTAGGGACTTCACACGCATTGTCGTCGCTGGTTTCAACCAAGACCAGAACAAGAATTTCTCTCGGACATCCCTCAACCTCATGTTGCCCGAATCACCCTTCCATGAGTCGCAATCGTACCACTACAACCCATACAAAGGACGTGAAAGTGCTTCGAAAGGTGTCGGCCGGTGCACGGAACCGGAGACGACATGTTCACCCAAGCCCCACCGACGACCACCCCTACTAGGCAACCCCCTAAGTCCACAGGACCCGTAGTGCTGGTTGTGTTCACCATTCCTCATGGACCAACACAGTGCCACCATCAACCACCTTTTAGACTAAAGCACGCTGAGTCGCTGATAGAGCACGAAGTAGCAGAGAGATATCACCGAGGCTGATAGAGCAGGAAGTAGCAGAGAGATATCACCGAGTTACACAATCCGTCGCCGCCTCGTCAGAGCAACTACAAGGAGGCACCAGAAGAGAGTTGGGGAATATGCAAGCCTTTTTTTCCCACAACGGAATTTTGATGAGGTATGTGTGTTAACACGGATGGAAGGATTGCCTTAAGAAAAATACATGGTTGAAAATAGGGTATAGCTCTGTGAGTCTTAGTTATCCAAGTACAGAAGATTCTCCATAGAAAGAAAATTCAAATAGGAAAAGAATGATTTCTGTCAAAAATAAAAAACTTGGCCCATACAGGTCTCGAACCTGTGACCTTCGCGTTATTAGCACGACGCTCTAACCAGCTGAGCTAATAGGCCTGTTGTGCTATGGGTCGAATAGCACTTTATTTATTGAATGATAAAGCGTACATTGGATGCTTGCTTACGCCGGCAATGGCCAATAAACTCCAAACGCGCGCGCTCTGACACTTGAACTTCTTCCTCCGTGCAGGGCGACCGGACGCTGGGCAACTACGTGACGGACCGGGGCTTCCCGGCGAACCTGGAGCCGCTCATGTTCGGGCGCGCGCTGCGGGGCGTGGACCCGCTCACCCGCGCCGCGCTGGTGGTGAAGCAGGTGATGCGGCAGCTCGTCACGTCGCTCCGCCGCATCCACGACACCGGCATCGTCCACCGCGACATCAAGCCCTCCAACCTCGTCGTCACCCGCCGGGGCCAGgtcaagctcatcgacttcggcgCCGCCACCGACCTGCGCATCGGCAAGAACTACTTGCCCGACCGCACCCTGCTCGACCCGGACTACTGCCCGCCCGAGCTCTACGTGCTCCCCGAGGAGACCCccacgccgcccgccgagcccatcgccgCCATCCTCTCCCCGATCCTCTGGCAGCTCAACAGCCCCGACCTCTTCGACATGTACTCGGCCGGGATCGTGCTCATGCAGATGGCCACGCCGGCCCTCAGGTCCCCCTCCGGCCTCAAGAACTTCAACTCCGAGCTCAAGGCCGCCGGCTACGACCTCAACAGGTGGCGGGAGACCACGCGCCGGAGACCCGACCTGCAGATCCTGGACCTCGACTCCGGCAGGGGCTGGGACCTGGCCACCAAGCTCATCGCGCAGCGGGAGAAGGgacgcctctccgccgccgccgcgctccggcACCCCTATTTCCTGCTCGGCGGTGATCGGGCCGCCGCCGTCCTGTCAAAGCTGCAGCTCACCAAATAATTGATACGTCTGGCTTCATTGAACAAGCGACCAAACCCCTGCATATAGTTTCTATATAGATGATAAATTCTGTCCTGAGTCCTGACATGAGTGAGACGCAAGATCACCAATGGCATTGGCAATTTTGTTGTACAGTCATGATTTCATGAGATCTCAAGGCATCTGGCTGGTATCAATCAATCAGTACATCGTTTTTGTGCGAGTTCATATGGACAGCGTGTGTGGCGCAAAGTTACAGATGCTGGGCTAACTTAATTTACTGCTGATCGAGTGTGGACGCTACCAAGAAATCCTACTTCTGCTGGTCAGTTTCTCGAACCTACGTATGCCGCCGAGCAGGCCCTTGCTGATGCTCCCAGCCAATGGAGGCCGTGCTCGTCCTGAAGCTCTATCGACTGGCAGGCAGGAACATCAGGTTTTGTCCTCGAAAGACTGTTTACTCATGACTTCGTCGCCTGGCCGGCAGTATGGTTCGAACTTCTGCTGAAGATCGACCTGGTTCCCCCCCACCAGCTTGTCGATCTCCTTGTTATCTCTCAAGAAGATGAATGTCGGCGTGGCACGTACGTCGAATTGCGTGACCAGTTCCTGACAAAAAGCATATATCGAAATGACATTTAGTTTGGGCATTCGCTCAAAGGTAAAGTAGCAATGAATTGGCGGAACATTTGTGTACCGGTAGTTCGTCTACGTCCACGGACACGAAAACAAGATCGGAATGCTTCAAAGAGAGTTCGGAGTATGCAGGAGCAGCGATCCTACACGGGCCACACCATACTGCGCTGAATTTTACAACAAGCTGTGCAGTTGAAAAATGCCAACGTGGTTAATCAATACAGTTGAAGGGATTCGAAATTGGAAATTGCATGCACCTATATATCCTTGTGTCCAGAGTATGAGTTAGGTTGTAGGCTACTTACTGTTTTATTGGCGTCAGTTGCATCTTCCAATTTCTTCTCCCAACTCTTTAGATCAGTTATAAGAGTCACATTCCCAGAGCTGTAGTCTAGGTGTTCCTCCTCATCTACAGGGTTCTGCAAAGGGAAGCATAACCAAAGAACTCGATTTACTAATGTATAACTCGATAAACGGCTTCCTTACAATACAGATGCTAGTGCACGATTCAGTTATCAAAGTTGCCAGTTGTAAATGAGATGTATGTGAGTAAAAACTACTCACGCTGCCGCAGCATCCCATTGGTTCGAGCAAATCCGTCAGGATGTCCGGACTCCTGGACTCTGGTACACGAGGAGGAAAAAGAGGTATATTTTCAGTGCTGATTTCACTATTTGACTGAATAAAAGATAACATGATACCAAATATATCAAATATGATTAACATAGCTAGCTCTAGATGGCGAAATGGTGAATATAAATATGTACTActacctctgtaaagaaatataagagagtTTAGATCACTAAGGGAGTACCTCTGTTCTTGAATATAAGACGTTTTGACAGTTTAAATTGAAGTGTCAAAActtcttatatttaggaacagagggtgtacATACAAATGGTGAATGGCACTTCAATTCTTCCAAACAATGGCCAGAGACTGCAGAAATATGAACAAGAAGAGACCAGCTAAAAACGTGCTGTTTGTTTTAGATAGAAATTGAAACAGATTTGATGTCCGCAAGTCACAACCACAGCAAATCCAATAGAACTGAGAAGTTTGTTTCGACGATAGCGAATTTTGCTCAACATATTTGCCTGAATCCGCGTGCTACAGCTTCAGACAATCCTAGGGTGTCAATTTTTTCATCCAAAGGAGATACATTCATTAAATTGGAGGAGACCTCCAACAACAATATGACCGTTTGAACGCCAAAGAAATGAACTTTTGTTGACCTACTAATCCTAGAAAAAACATACGGTTACCACATTGCTTAGATGTATATTGTAGATTAAAAAGAAATGCCATGATATGGAACCGGCAAATAGCTTTCGGCAGCCATGCATGCAGCCTGCTTATTACTACATTGCTGAGAGCAGAATGAAATGCACATATCCATCAATCCATGCATACCTTGGCAGGACCAAGAAGCCTACGTTCCGCCTCCTGACGATGGGGGATCCAACCGAAGATTGAGATTTCCCCGCGTTGGATGCCTGCCGGCCGTCGTCCACGGCAAGCCCACcccggcgggcggcgggggctcGGAGAGAGGCGGGTGGCGCCGGGGCGGAACGGCCCTTGCCGTTAATAGCAGCAGCTCAAACCGTCGAAACCGGAGGGCGTGGTGACAGGGGATCTGCAAATAGGCCGAGGGAGGGAGCGGCTGGGAACGGGGTTCTGGGAAGGGAAGAcgtacgcgcgcgcgcgcgcgggaGAGGGAGGGCGAGAAAGAAAAGAGGCGACCGACCCCCTCCCACGTCCAAAATTAGTTTGGTGTGAACTGTGGAGGAAGGTGCCTGCTGTGCTGTCGTTTTAGGCCTGCGAAATGGAGCAAACTGGACGGCGGCGACGTGCATGGCCGTTCTGCCGGCgcagcacagcacagcacagcgCCAGGACGTGACAAGGTAAGGCACACGGCGGTGCTGGCGCCGGTCAGCGGTGGCGGCAGAGCACAGTATTTCGGGTGGCGGTGGCCCTCCTGGCTCTGCTGGTTTGCTGCTGCGCCTTGACACTCTTATTTGCCGGCTTGAGTTTGTATATGATTTTTCATAACCCGTTTTCCACTTATTAAGCACTGGTGATTAAGCATAAGCCGATTTATTTTTCAAACACCTACCTTTAAGCACTCAAAACATCTAAAAATAAAGGCGCACGCACCGCGCTGCTTGCGATTTCTCAGCAAACCTGTCGTCTTCACATGCTACTCTgtttcattcctaaatataagtctttataaagATTTTAATattgactacatacggatgtatataaacatagtttagagtgtagattcactcactttgctccatattgtagtccatattgaaatctctaaaaagactttgCATTTGTCTTGAATTAAAGCTAGTAAACTTTTGAAAAATTACTGACACCTACAATATCTAATCAATGCTAGTAACATTAGATTCATCATTGAATGAATGGTCAAAGTTTAGAAAGTTTGACTTGGGGCAAAGCAAATATGCAGAGCCAACACGTTTTGCAGCGAGCTTCTGGTATATTGCAAGTTGCAACTACCCTTGATGCTTTAGCTGCGAACAACAACAAAACTGAACATACATACATATCGAAACATGACCTAAAACCAAAAGAAGATAAATCTGGACAAGGTCATGAAGCAAACATGTTTTAATGAACATTTACCAAATAACACCAACACCGATGAAGGTTAACCCAACAAGCATAGGTGAATAGGCTGATAGGCATGCATGTCTGCCGATACTAGTGGCAATTGATGATAGGGCCGACGCCGAATGCAATTTACAATCCTTGAGGATCGGATTACACACAACCAGCAACAAATCGAAGAAACAATGGCCCATAAATATTTTTCTTGAAGCGACATTTCAGTTGTCCACGATGCAGGTCTTCTTCAACCCATGGCGTACTTCTGCGTCCAGCTGCGGGCTGTCGTCTCGTACTTTGACCGGTCCGTCTTGTACATGTGGGCAATCTCAGGAACAAGGGGATCATCCGGGTTGGGATCGGTCAGCAGGGAGCAGATAGAGAGCAAGACCTGTACAACATCAAAACATGCAACAGATCAATAATGGACAGCAAGCGGTTTATGATGGTGGTTTCTGGGAAAGTGCAAAACTGAACAAACATGCACTCCTTTTGGCTTATGAACAACTTATCAGTCTcacatgttaaacaacaaaagtgTCCCTAAATATTGCAGATTTTCACAAGGATATGGCAGGGATAGCATGTAGCAAACAAGTAATGCAAAAAATAGTGGTACTGGAGCAGACTTCTACAAGTGACTTGTATTTTTAGTAAGCATATAGAGAGTTATGTGTGCAAATAGAAAATGAGGATGGAGACGAGGATGACCTTGGAGATCGTCAAAGCAGGGCTCCACTGCTCCTTAAGAATATCAAGGCATATGCTTCCATTGCTGTTGATATTAGGATGGAAGACCTTTGTCTTAAAAGATACCTAAAAAGAGAACATACCAATTAAAATGGCACAACCATGGATTAAAATGCATTGTAGGGAGGAATATCGACACCTAAACATTAGAATACTGCACTTAGCAATGTACAAATAGCAACAAATGATGCATCCAAACACCACATGGTCCTACTAAGTTCTTCAATGTGGATTTTAGTCAAGAAGGAAGATTGAGACGAAACAAAATAATATCAGGTGTTGTCTACCATATGCTATATATGTTAGCAACAGCAACAAGATCATAATAGTGCTGTCATAAACAACATCATCCATGCCATTATAGCATGTCTATCCCACCTCATGAAAACTGAAAAGTGATTGTGTTTACTTTAAGATAAAATAAACTGGACGAAAGACACAAACAGGACAATCCTGTAAACCAAATTATGAACAGGACAATCCTATATACCAAATTACTAACAGTGTTGCAACTTTGAAAGACCACATCCATGTTAACTATATATATAACCAAAAGATGATTTTATGGCGATCCATAAAAGGGCCACACTGATAGTTATAATACCATGAGTGGACATTGAGAAAAGCATTAACAGGAAAGTGCACACAGCGCCCATcaggagtactccctccgttcggaattacttgtcgcagaaactgatgtatctagacgtattttagttctagatacatccatttccaagacaagtaatttcgaacggagggagtacatgttacgCCCCCTCTACGCAAAAAGGTGATCATAAGTGTTATGGGCATGACAGGCCCAAAAGAGTCACAAAGAAGGCAAATATGGCAGCAGATAAAGATTAATTAGCTGTTTCCTTCGTAAGCAAGTTATATTCTAGAGATCAGAGATTGAGATTGATATCTCCTATTGTTTATGTGTCGCAGTTAATATTCTATTATTAGGATTTCTACTCTATAAAAGGGCAGGTGAACCAGCGAGATTAATTGACTAAGAAAATAGAACCATTGTTGTTCTATCTAGGCGGGAGTGTAACTCCCTGGATGAGCAGGGTGGAAATAACAGATAAATTTCCAGATTACAATATCAAGGACTATGAAAGCAGGCAGAGCACACATAATGAGGGTTTACAAATACGAGGATGCTTCTAAGTCCTATACCTTTGGTGGCTTGAAGGGGTAATCCGGAGGGAAATGAATGTTCACTAAGAAAACACCGCCGGCATAGGGACTGTCAGGGGGTCCCATAATTGTTGCTTGCCAATGAAACATGTCCTCACCAGCAGGACCTAAACAATTTACAAACAAGAAATAGAGTCCATGAGATGGCATGCCAGGATAAAGCAGGGAACAAAAAGGTGTGAACGAAGATAGTGTTATATGGCGTAGATCTCCAATGGAAACAAGTCAAATTCAAACCTGCACTGCATGATGTGGGCGGGTCCTTCTGCAGGTCCTTGAGTTCCTTGAGGATGCGCTTTGATGCCATGACAAGCAACCTAGAAGGAGAGAGAAAAGCTGTTCTAGTTACAACATACTGAGGAATGAAATTGCTGCAGCCATGCTATGACCTCAAAGCTACTCCATGATGATGACACAGCCTCATAGCTGTGAAAATATAACTCAAACATTCTACTCAGGAAGCTAAACAATCCATCGAAAACCTATCAGAAGTAGGAATCAGCAGCTCAGCCCGGCACAGGAACATATCATGATATCAATGTTTCAAACTCCCATGGCCCATGCACTCATGTGTTCAGTAATAAGGGTAACAAGGGATCAAAGTAAACAGCAACTACAAAGCCCAGCTTGTGAGAAAAGAAATAGTAGCTCACTAGTACACAATTGCCACTGCTGTCGAATCCCCGCATCGATTCGGGCATCTCGGAGATCATATAAACCTCGAACCTCACATGAATACACGAGACTGGACGACTGATCCTCGTAATTCTCAGATAATATACTCACATGTAAGCATGCGACAAACAAGCGAATAATCTTGCCTATACAACACCAAATAATTTTACGTGCGCATCGCCAAGAACGTGAATAACCTAACAAGTAACAacctagcggcgacggcgacgaccaaACACGCTCCCGAGAGATCGAACACAATCGAATCAAATCACCCCAAGGGGCCGCGCACCAAATCGGACTCCCGGCTGACAAAACCACCATCGAACCACGAACccaccgcggcggcgacgcgccaACCCGGACCAAAGCGCAGATCTACCGGTGGGCGGCACCAACCAGCACCGGAACGGACGAAAAACTCTACAGAAacatggcggcggcggggacggatCCGGATCgggagggggcggggcggggctTACCCGCGCCGATCTGCGACCGGGCAGGGAGAATCACGCGAAAGAGGctgggcgggggggaggggggcgaagGTTTCCAGACCTTTTGCAGCGAGAGGTTGGGGACGGCGAGGACAGAGGGACGGAGGACGCCTGCCTTTGGTGGTCTTTTTTGCTCCGGGTCCGCCCCTCGCTTTGTGGCGTGGTGTCGTGCGCGACGGGTTTGGTTTGAAACCGGGCGCCGGGTCCGTGGCCGGTATTTATAATCGGCCCGGCCGGTCCGCGCTTGGAACGTTCCCCGGTCTTTTTATTATTTTCGCTCCCGAAATTACTAATTGTCAGAAGAGTCAGGCAGAGGaatctagtactccctctgtctgaaAATATTTGTCTTAAAAATGGATAAAACGGATGTATCtataattaaaataaatctaaatacAACCATTTCTAAaataagtatttccggacagagaaAGTATTCGTTTCCGGTACGCGA
Proteins encoded in this window:
- the LOC780682 gene encoding ubiquitin-conjugating enzyme E2-17 kDa is translated as MASKRILKELKDLQKDPPTSCSAGPAGEDMFHWQATIMGPPDSPYAGGVFLVNIHFPPDYPFKPPKVSFKTKVFHPNINSNGSICLDILKEQWSPALTISKVLLSICSLLTDPNPDDPLVPEIAHMYKTDRSKYETTARSWTQKYAMG
- the LOC123060133 gene encoding thioredoxin H5; its protein translation is MGCCGSNPVDEEEHLDYSSGNVTLITDLKSWEKKLEDATDANKTLVVKFSAVWCGPCRIAAPAYSELSLKHSDLVFVSVDVDELPELVTQFDVRATPTFIFLRDNKEIDKLVGGNQVDLQQKFEPYCRPGDEVMSKQSFEDKT